From uncultured Tateyamaria sp.:
GTGAATTGAGAGCGAACACCTTGTCGCGCCATCCATCGAGAAACAACGTTCTGATCGGTGGCCAGAACACGTTTGAGTGCCAATCGAGCCAGCGGTCATCATAGGAGCGTTCATTTGCGTTCCCAGGGTAGTAGCTTTCTGCTCCGTTTTTGTTGGCAAGAAAGCGCAGGATTGCATGAGACTCCCAAATGACGCATCCATCGTATTCGAGCACAGGCACCGTACGGTTTGGGTTCAGTCGGGCAAACTCTGGCGTATCGAGCCCACCGAATGGCCCACCAACTTCGCGGTGTTCTATGTCCAGCTTAAGCTCTTCGGTAAACCAAAGGACTTTCTGAACATTGGTCGAGGTGCTTCTGCCCCAAAGACGGATCATGGGGCAGGCTTTCCGCGCCGCCAATCGAATGCCTGCGCTTCGTGCGACGCCCAGATACCTTCTTGGGCGAAAGGATCCTGACCCAAGAAATCTTGAACAACTTTGAGCGACGTTGCTTCAAAGATAAAGAACGACCCCTCAGGCGCGTCGCCCTGATCAAGAAGCGGGCCGCTCACGACGACGCGCGGGTTGTCGATGGCGCGGTCCAGATGTGCGGCGTGCTTCGGATGAAACTCGGCCCTTTTGGCGCCGGTTCCCGACCGGTCTTGAGCCTTTGCGATATAGAACATGTCCAGTGCCCCTCAATTTTTGACGAGGGAAATGGTGTTGTGGACATGGTAGAACGGATTGGCCACGCCATATTCTGCCGCGCGCACGGGGTCATCCACCAGATCGAATTCCCGCACGAGGCTTTCCTTCACACCAAAGACGACGTCGGATTCGATGTATGGATCGTTTTCAACAAAGAGGTGGCTCGTGATTGGCTCATGCCCTTCGGCCATCCCAATGAAATGAATGTGTGCCGGGCGGTTAGGGTGTCGACCGGACGCCAGCACCATTTTCCCGACGGGTCCGTCTGTTGGGATCGGATAGTAGCTGGGTAAAACCGACCGGAACCAGAACGAACCATCCTCCTCTGTCGTGAACAGACCGCGCAGGTTCAGATCGGGTAACTCACCGGGTTTCTGCACGTCGTAGAACCCGTCCTCATTGGCCTGCCAAATGTCGACTTTCGCTTGCCGTAAGGGCTTTCCATCCAGATCGGTCACCGTTCCGGTCACAACCAAAGGCGCGCCGCTGCCATGGCGTGCCACGTTTTCGCCATTCGGGTACGCAGGGCTTTCGACCATGTGAAAGGGGCCCAATACGGTGGACTCAGTCGCCTCTGCGGGTTTTCGGTTGTTGATAGCGTCAACCAGTGTCGAGACCCCGAAGACATCTGAAAGCAGAATAAACTCCTGGCGGACGTCGTCGCATTTTTGTCCGACCTCGGTGAGGAACTCGAGCGCTTGCATCCATTCCGCGGTCGTTGGCTCAACCTCGCGGATAAGGGCGTGCAGGTGGCGCACAATTGCTTCGGAAACTTCCTTGAGGCGCGGGTCGGGGCAGTCTGCGTAGCGGCTGAGGACTTCGGCCGTTGCGTTCTCTTCGGTGAAATTTCTGGTCATTTTTTGATCTCCTTGATTGCGTGAGAATTGATGTCTTGGTTCGTCCGGAGCACGTCAGTGATCTGCTTCGAAGCGGCTTCAAGCATCGGCACGATGGTGTCGCGGAGCCGCTTGGACGGGTATCGAGTTGGGGTCGAACTGAAATTGAGGGCGGCAAGCGTTGCGCCCGTCGGTGCGAAGACGGGAACCGCGACAGAGATCAGATCTTCTTCAAGCTCTTGATCAACGATCGCATAGCCATTTGACGCGACGCCGCAGAGCGTTTCCAATAGAACTTGCCTGTCTGATAATGAAAAACGTGTCCTGCGCGGGAGCTCGGTCTGGTTGATCAACGCGGTCAGCCTCTCCGGTACGAGGTTGGACAGAAGAACGCGACCCATCGAGGTATGGACAGCAGGCAGCCGACTGCCGACTTCGAGGTGGACGGAAAGCACACGGCGGCTTGGCGCGCGCGCGACGTAGACGATATCCTGACCATAGAGGGTCGACATTGAGCAGGCTTCGCCCGTCTTTTCAGACACATGCTTCATGGGCGGACGCAACGCTTCCCAGAAGGGTTCAGTCACAATTGGGCTTATGGCAAGTTCAGCAAGCTTTGGTGTCGGCAAGAACCACTTTTGGTCTTGGCGCAAGATGTCCATGTCGCAAAAGGTGAGCAGAAGCCGGCGGGCGGCAGCTCTACTGATTTCAACATCTTTGGCCGTCTCCGCAATCGTACACCCAAAAGGTCTTGAAGCGACGAATCCTAACACAGACAACCCCTTGATAAGAGTTACACTTCGTTCGGGTGAGACAACGTGCAGACCCATTTCTAGAACCTGCCGAACCGGAATGTCAGCACGCCGACAAGTGCCAGACCCACACCCAGACATCTGCTGAGTGTCATTGGCCGCTTAGGCGTGCCGAACAGCGCAAAGTGATCCGCAAACGATGCAGCGGCGAGCTGGCCGGTGACGACGATCATTAGAAAGAGCGCGATGCCCATGATTGGTGCAATGGTTATGCCCGCAGTCACAAAAGCCGCTCCTGCAAGCCCGCCTAGCCAGACCCACCAGGGGGCTGAGGCAATCGCTGGCCCGATTGGCGCCCGATCCTGCAGAAAGGCGAACGGCAGAACGATCGCTGTGCTTACCAGCAACGAAAACAGAACAGCGGCGAAAGGGGACGCAAGACGACGGCTGACTTCGGCGTTGATTGCAGGTTGTACGCCAATCAGGACGCCACACGTCAGGGCAACAGCAATGCCAAACAAAAGCATCAGGGCAGGCTTCTTTCTTTGGAGAGTTGAGGCAATCATGGCATCAGCCAAAAGAGCGAGATCATCGGAAAGGCCGTCAGGATCAGCATCACGACCGCCATGATCAGCACGTATGGAAATGCGCCCCTGAATATCGCCGTCAGCGTTACGTCATCCGTCGCGAGCGTCGCTTTGACGACGTAGACGGTGATGCCGAAGGGGGGCGTCAGCAGCCCGATTTCGACCGCGATGATAGTGACGATGCCAAACCATATCAGCGGATCGCTGGCGACGATGCCTTGTGTGATCTCGGGCACGATGCCGACCACGAGAGGCACGACGATCAGGATGATCGAGGTGGAGTCGAGGAACATGCCCAGCAGAATGATCACTGCGAAATAGCCAAGCATGAAACCCCAGAACGAAATGCCTTGCTCAAGAAAGACCGAGACGATTGCGTTGGGGATGCCGGACATCACGAGCATTTTTGTGAAAGCGGCTGCTGCGATGATCAAAAGTAGGATTGTGACCGAAATCACGCCGGTTTCTTTCATTACGAGCCATAGTTTTGTCCATGTAAGTGAGCGGCGGGCGACAGCGACGATCAGTGTTGTCGCAGCACCGACTGCGCCCGCCTGTGTCGGTGTGAAAACGCCACCGTAAATCCCGCCGAGCACCACAAAAACCAGAAAGAAGATGGGGGCCAGGGCACGAATTACCTCGCCGCCCGATACGGGTGCGATGTCTTCTGCGATGTCCGGGCAGCCAACTTTCTCCGGCGCAAATCGCGCTGCGAGATAGATGAACAGACAAAATGAGATAGCGAGCAACAGCCCCGGCAAAGTGGCTGCGATGAACAGACTTCCGACGCTCGTTTCGGTCACGAAGCCATAGATAATCAATAGCAGACTGGGCGGTATCAGCATGCCGAGGACGGATGATCCAGCGACAGTCCCGGCAGCGAAGCCCGACGAATAGTGATGCGCGGTCATTTGAGGAACTGCTACGCGGGTAAAGACGGCGGCAGAGGCAATGGAAATGCCGGTGATCGCCGCGAAAACAGTGTTTGCGGCCACAGTTGCGATGGCCAGACCGCCGTAAAGGCGTCGCAATAGTGACGCGGCAACGCGGTAGGCGTCCTTGCCCAAATCCGAAGCGTCAACGAGCAGCCCCATCAATACAAACAGAGGAACCACGCCAAAATCGAATTTATTGATCGTGCCTGTTGCCGCAGATCTGATGGTTTTTAGGGCAAGGGTTGGATTTTCGCGGATCAACCAGACGCCGACCAAGGCCACCAGCATCATGGCTACCGGGATGTGTATGCCTAGAAGGATCATGAGCACCATGGCCACGACACCGATCACGCCGATCCCGATGCGCCCGATATCAGGAGCCACCCAGACCGCGATGCAAATCAGCAAGACCAGTCCGAACGGAACAATTGCGGCCTTCACGGCCTTCTCCGCAAGGATTGCGTGCGCCAGACGAATGGACTGAAACCCGAACTCAAGTGCGGTCATGGTGACGCCCAGAAGGATGATCGCCTTGATCGGCCACACCTGCATCGTAAAGATGCCTTGGGTTCCGATGAACTCACCTTCAAGTAGGGCCGAACGGGTGGGATCTATCAGCATCCATGCGAGAGCAGCGAAGATGCCCAGACCGCAAAGACAGAATATCAGGTTCAGCGCCAACCCCAGGTGCGGCGTCTTGATTTCCAGCGTCGAGATTAGAAAATCGGCCCGCGTCATGCGTTTTTCGAACAGCGTATGAGGTAGCTGGGCAAATACAACGGCAACGATCGAGGCGCCGGTCAATTCGACGACGCCGTAAAGCGGGCGTGAGAACACCTTTAGCCCGATTACATCCGCGCATATCATTAACATTATGACAAAAATCCATAGGGTCGCGCCAGCCGCCAGCATCGCGGCGATGTAGGAGAACCCGAGATGCAGCGACCCGAACCATTTCGGCTTTTCAAGAGCTATCGGGTTTGTTGGATCAGATTGGCGATGTAGCAGAGTGGGTGTGCGCGACATGTGATTTCCTTTCGAGCCGTTTTGGCCCCGCAGCAGGGAGTTACTGCGGGGCCGAGGAAGGCCGCGCTACTGGTCCCAGTTGCGGCCTGGCTCGACTCCGGCGGCGCGAACGGCCGCCATATAGGCTGCCAGCACTTCCGGGCCTGCGGAGTGACGTGCAGCCCAGTCGCCTGCCAAGTCCGGCAGGCTTCTGATCCATTGTTGGCGGTCCTCGGCGGACATCTCCGAAACGGTCACGTCCGGATCATCACGCATTGCCTGAAGGAACTGGTCGTAGCGTCCCTGAACCTGTTCGGCGTGCAGGATCGCGTACTCAGCTCCAAGTTCGCGCAAAACACTCTGCACATCTTCCGACAGGCCATCCCAGGAATCCCGGTTGAACGAAAGGCCCCCGGTATATTGAGCACCAACACCGACGAGCGTCACATAGGGCGCGACCTCGTGAATCTTGTTGGGGTAGGTCCCTGTGATGATGGAGATTACTCCGTCGGCAACCCCAGTCTGAAGCGAGTTGTAATATGTAGGCAAAGCACCGTTGACTGGGACGGCACCGATGGCCGACATCCAATTCCCCGATGGCCCCGGTGCCAGGATCTTGCGGCCTTCGAGGTCAGCCAGAGAGTCTACGGGAAAGGTCGTCAGCAAGTGGTATGTTTCAACGCCTGATGCGCCAAGAAAAACCTGGCCGCGATCCTCCCAAGACTGCGCCATAGCTGGGGTGTTTTCGTTGAGATCATTCATGATCGCCATCAAAGTCGGTTGGTCATCAATGACGAAGGGTGCGTAGTAGGTAATCGTTTGCAGCGGCATCTTGGATTCTTCCCACAGACCCGCACCGACCCAACCTGCATCTACAAGGCCATCTTCAACTGCCTCGAGCGTGTCTTGAAACCCGAATAATGCGCCGCCGTAGCTTTCGGTCCACTCGACACGATCTTCTGATCCCATTGCTTCGAGCCGTGCGTTCGTCTGCCCGACAACGTGTTCAGACAGCACGCCGACCCAAGGAACGACCGTTGGATGGCTGGATCCCATTGTCAGATTGAATGTCTCTGCGAACGCAGTTTGAGCAGACACGGCGATGGTCGCCGCCAAAGCGGTTTTAAGTAACATTGTTTCCTCCCTTGTTCGATATACGAACGATTATTTGTTTATGTAATGATGTTGACAAAAAAAGAATCGTCCGTCAAGAACGATTACTACAAAAATAGCAAAACTGCTGAACCTGCCCAAAAGTTCGGCAGATTAAAATGTTCGATTATCGAACAAAAGTGAGGAAAGACAAATGGATACCGATAAGCTGGACGCGCAGGCGCGCAACGATGTACGCGACCTGAGAGAGCGCATTTTGACGGCGGATCCGGCCACGCTGGACCTGCTGTTACGGGACGGTAGAACGCATTATGGATTTCAAGACCGCGATGTGAGCGATGACACTCTAAAAGAGCTCTACGACCTCGCAAAATGGGGTCCGACGAGCATGAACCAACAGCCGGGGCGCTTCGTCTTTGTTCGAAGTGCTGACGCGAAAGAAAAACTGCGTCCTGCGCTGATGGAACCTAACCAAGCGAAGATGATGTCCGCGCCGGTCACTGCGATCATTGCCTTCGACACCGAATTCTATGAACAGCTTCCCGCAGTGTTTCCACCCAACCCCAACGCGCGCGACATGTTCGCCGGGAACCCGGAGATGGCGGCTGGAAACGCCTTTCGCAACGGGTCCATGCAGGGGGCGTATTTCCTGATCGCTGCCCGCGCACTGGGTCTGGATACTGGGCCGATGTCCGGCTTTAACCCCGCCGCCGTCGACGAGGCTTTCTTGTCGGGCACGACTTGGAAGACCAATTTTTTGTGCAATCTTGGTTACGGGGACGAAGAAAAGCTGTTCCGACGGCTGCCCCGCTTGCCGTTTGACGACGTCGCCAAGATCATCTGAAAATCCCATGCCAAAGCTCGTACCACTTGCCGAAGCCATCCAAACGCACGTGAAGGATAGCATGTCCGTTGCGCTCGAAGGGTTCACACATCTGATCCCCTTCGAGGCCGGGCACGAGATCATTCGTCAGGGCATTCGTGAACTGACCCTGATCAGGATGACGCCAGACATTATTTACGACCAGCTCGTCGGCGTAGGCGCGGCCAAAAAGCTCGTGTTTTCATATGCGGGCAATCCTGGTGCGGGTCTTCTGCACAGGGTTCGCGACGCTGTCGAGAATGGCTGGCCAAACACGCTCGCGCTAGAGGAACATAGCCACGCCGCGATGGCAAACGCCTACCATGCGGGGGCGTCAAACATGCCGAGTGCAACCTTTCGCGGTTATCGTGGCACTGATCTTGTGACCGTCAACTCCAACATCTGCTTTGTGATGTGTCCGTTCACAAACGAACGCTT
This genomic window contains:
- a CDS encoding glutathione S-transferase N-terminal domain-containing protein, which produces MIRLWGRSTSTNVQKVLWFTEELKLDIEHREVGGPFGGLDTPEFARLNPNRTVPVLEYDGCVIWESHAILRFLANKNGAESYYPGNANERSYDDRWLDWHSNVFWPPIRTLFLDGWRDKVFALNSPEASKLFARVAANVDLLETCRVGEAESSGDARLSDLPLVIGLNRLLTVNPEFTLPPHVADWFARLTSRPGFSVVRDAERNLRI
- a CDS encoding YciI family protein — protein: MFYIAKAQDRSGTGAKRAEFHPKHAAHLDRAIDNPRVVVSGPLLDQGDAPEGSFFIFEATSLKVVQDFLGQDPFAQEGIWASHEAQAFDWRRGKPAP
- a CDS encoding intradiol ring-cleavage dioxygenase: MTRNFTEENATAEVLSRYADCPDPRLKEVSEAIVRHLHALIREVEPTTAEWMQALEFLTEVGQKCDDVRQEFILLSDVFGVSTLVDAINNRKPAEATESTVLGPFHMVESPAYPNGENVARHGSGAPLVVTGTVTDLDGKPLRQAKVDIWQANEDGFYDVQKPGELPDLNLRGLFTTEEDGSFWFRSVLPSYYPIPTDGPVGKMVLASGRHPNRPAHIHFIGMAEGHEPITSHLFVENDPYIESDVVFGVKESLVREFDLVDDPVRAAEYGVANPFYHVHNTISLVKN
- a CDS encoding IclR family transcriptional regulator C-terminal domain-containing protein — encoded protein: MSGCGSGTCRRADIPVRQVLEMGLHVVSPERSVTLIKGLSVLGFVASRPFGCTIAETAKDVEISRAAARRLLLTFCDMDILRQDQKWFLPTPKLAELAISPIVTEPFWEALRPPMKHVSEKTGEACSMSTLYGQDIVYVARAPSRRVLSVHLEVGSRLPAVHTSMGRVLLSNLVPERLTALINQTELPRRTRFSLSDRQVLLETLCGVASNGYAIVDQELEEDLISVAVPVFAPTGATLAALNFSSTPTRYPSKRLRDTIVPMLEAASKQITDVLRTNQDINSHAIKEIKK
- a CDS encoding DMT family transporter; the encoded protein is MADAMIASTLQRKKPALMLLFGIAVALTCGVLIGVQPAINAEVSRRLASPFAAVLFSLLVSTAIVLPFAFLQDRAPIGPAIASAPWWVWLGGLAGAAFVTAGITIAPIMGIALFLMIVVTGQLAAASFADHFALFGTPKRPMTLSRCLGVGLALVGVLTFRFGRF
- a CDS encoding TRAP transporter large permease subunit; amino-acid sequence: MSRTPTLLHRQSDPTNPIALEKPKWFGSLHLGFSYIAAMLAAGATLWIFVIMLMICADVIGLKVFSRPLYGVVELTGASIVAVVFAQLPHTLFEKRMTRADFLISTLEIKTPHLGLALNLIFCLCGLGIFAALAWMLIDPTRSALLEGEFIGTQGIFTMQVWPIKAIILLGVTMTALEFGFQSIRLAHAILAEKAVKAAIVPFGLVLLICIAVWVAPDIGRIGIGVIGVVAMVLMILLGIHIPVAMMLVALVGVWLIRENPTLALKTIRSAATGTINKFDFGVVPLFVLMGLLVDASDLGKDAYRVAASLLRRLYGGLAIATVAANTVFAAITGISIASAAVFTRVAVPQMTAHHYSSGFAAGTVAGSSVLGMLIPPSLLLIIYGFVTETSVGSLFIAATLPGLLLAISFCLFIYLAARFAPEKVGCPDIAEDIAPVSGGEVIRALAPIFFLVFVVLGGIYGGVFTPTQAGAVGAATTLIVAVARRSLTWTKLWLVMKETGVISVTILLLIIAAAAFTKMLVMSGIPNAIVSVFLEQGISFWGFMLGYFAVIILLGMFLDSTSIILIVVPLVVGIVPEITQGIVASDPLIWFGIVTIIAVEIGLLTPPFGITVYVVKATLATDDVTLTAIFRGAFPYVLIMAVVMLILTAFPMISLFWLMP
- a CDS encoding C4-dicarboxylate TRAP transporter substrate-binding protein produces the protein MLLKTALAATIAVSAQTAFAETFNLTMGSSHPTVVPWVGVLSEHVVGQTNARLEAMGSEDRVEWTESYGGALFGFQDTLEAVEDGLVDAGWVGAGLWEESKMPLQTITYYAPFVIDDQPTLMAIMNDLNENTPAMAQSWEDRGQVFLGASGVETYHLLTTFPVDSLADLEGRKILAPGPSGNWMSAIGAVPVNGALPTYYNSLQTGVADGVISIITGTYPNKIHEVAPYVTLVGVGAQYTGGLSFNRDSWDGLSEDVQSVLRELGAEYAILHAEQVQGRYDQFLQAMRDDPDVTVSEMSAEDRQQWIRSLPDLAGDWAARHSAGPEVLAAYMAAVRAAGVEPGRNWDQ
- a CDS encoding malonic semialdehyde reductase, translated to MDTDKLDAQARNDVRDLRERILTADPATLDLLLRDGRTHYGFQDRDVSDDTLKELYDLAKWGPTSMNQQPGRFVFVRSADAKEKLRPALMEPNQAKMMSAPVTAIIAFDTEFYEQLPAVFPPNPNARDMFAGNPEMAAGNAFRNGSMQGAYFLIAARALGLDTGPMSGFNPAAVDEAFLSGTTWKTNFLCNLGYGDEEKLFRRLPRLPFDDVAKII
- a CDS encoding CoA-transferase; this encodes MPKLVPLAEAIQTHVKDSMSVALEGFTHLIPFEAGHEIIRQGIRELTLIRMTPDIIYDQLVGVGAAKKLVFSYAGNPGAGLLHRVRDAVENGWPNTLALEEHSHAAMANAYHAGASNMPSATFRGYRGTDLVTVNSNICFVMCPFTNERLACVPSLRPDVTIIHAQRADRAGNVMIDGIVGVQKEAVLAAKTAIVTVEEVVDDLREYSELSSNACVLPNWSIAAVCHVPGGATPSYATGFYPRDNDFYLEWSNISADRDRFTAWIDANVLQTPVAKNTSHLTAGATT